In the Malus domestica chromosome 16, GDT2T_hap1 genome, one interval contains:
- the LOC139193023 gene encoding secreted RxLR effector protein 161-like, with the protein MIVRTLYAKRDPFHLKEDDEEILEPEVPYLSVIEALLYLAQCTRPDISFAVNLLARYSNASTRRHWNDVKDIFCYLKGTTDLGLFYTGESLSIVSPYSSQIDSRLVGYTNAGYLFDPHRARCQTGYVFTVGDTAISWRSTKKTLVATLSNHAEILARHEASLECFWLREVMEHI; encoded by the coding sequence ATGATCGTTCGGACTCTatatgctaaacgagatcccttccatctaaaggaggatgatgaagagattttggaacccgaagttccttacctaagtgTAATTgaggctttattgtacttggctcagtgtactagacccgacatctctttcgccgttaatcttttggcaagatacagcaatgcgtCTACACGTAGGCACTGGAAtgatgttaaagacattttctgctacctcaagggtactacggatttgggcttgttctataccgGTGAATCTTTGAGTATTGTCTCTCCTTATAGTTCTCaaattgattctcgccttgttggttacacAAATGCTGGATATCTGTTTGATCCACATAGGGCACGTtgtcaaacgggttatgtctttaccgttggagataccgctatatcttggaggtctaccaagaAAACGCTAGTTGCAACTTTGtcgaaccatgctgagattctcgctCGGCATGAAGCATCGCTTGAGTGCTTTTGGCTAAGAGAAGTCATGGAACATATTTGA